The following proteins come from a genomic window of Nocardiopsis sp. YSL2:
- a CDS encoding substrate-binding domain-containing protein produces the protein MSSGRHRIASPAVSTTRRVVRSPLGFTVIAIALITLAAVAVPVGLNMLGCGDTRYLRVSATQSMAPVLREAATEFNGDRPIYGGDCVYAQVDEIAPHRIMAAVSGGRSGDSTIAPHVWVPESSAWVELARVSEGGAQGIETDPPSLANSPVVLAAPEGAEGLPDPGDASWTLVLPGEREPERPLVMVDPNRGADGMTVMHAVRRHLGTGDDADTAMTDFVRDVQLDSAFGEIDLGTFFTGSPAARDRVAPLIAAPEQAVVSYNSTRAQNAPALESLYPSEGTVGLDYPYVTVTGDASLRSAAADLYEVLRDDAYRTRLRELGFRDPGGRAAADLAEQPGVTAEEPPTHEDLTGDALLASVTDWNRLSMPSRALVLADTSENMADDLDGGPSRMDVARQAALTGLSLFPDETDMGLWLMSDELGERGREEAADLRELGVATSGADITRRQELVGVAEDIEVEGGGPRLYDNILDAFDEVQARYDEDKINSVILLTAGADDGSSDLSHGELVAALQDRFDPDRPVSLFVIAFGAQAEEDRLRRITAATSGSLFVTDDPDEIGDIFLSSISRRLCVPDCDS, from the coding sequence ACCCGCCGAGTGGTCAGGTCCCCGTTGGGCTTCACCGTGATCGCCATCGCGCTCATCACGCTGGCCGCGGTCGCCGTCCCGGTCGGCCTGAACATGCTCGGCTGCGGCGACACGCGCTACCTGCGGGTGTCGGCGACCCAGAGCATGGCCCCCGTGCTCCGGGAGGCCGCCACCGAGTTCAACGGGGACCGTCCCATCTACGGCGGCGACTGCGTCTACGCACAGGTCGACGAGATCGCTCCGCACCGGATCATGGCCGCGGTCTCCGGCGGCCGCTCCGGGGACTCCACCATCGCCCCGCACGTGTGGGTGCCCGAGTCCTCCGCGTGGGTGGAGCTGGCGCGCGTGTCCGAGGGCGGCGCGCAGGGCATCGAGACCGACCCGCCGTCGCTGGCCAATTCCCCCGTGGTGCTGGCCGCGCCCGAGGGCGCCGAGGGGCTGCCCGACCCCGGGGACGCGAGCTGGACGCTGGTCCTGCCGGGAGAGCGCGAGCCCGAGCGACCCCTCGTGATGGTCGACCCCAACCGCGGTGCCGACGGCATGACGGTCATGCACGCGGTCCGCCGCCACCTGGGCACCGGCGACGACGCCGACACCGCCATGACCGACTTCGTGCGCGACGTCCAGCTCGACAGCGCCTTCGGGGAGATCGACCTGGGCACCTTCTTCACCGGTTCCCCGGCGGCGCGGGACCGGGTGGCCCCGCTCATCGCCGCACCCGAGCAGGCCGTGGTGTCCTACAACAGCACCCGTGCGCAGAACGCCCCCGCCCTGGAGTCGCTCTACCCGTCCGAGGGCACGGTCGGCCTGGACTACCCCTACGTGACCGTCACCGGCGACGCGTCCCTGCGGTCGGCCGCCGCGGACCTCTACGAGGTGCTCCGCGACGACGCCTACCGCACGCGCCTGCGGGAACTGGGCTTCCGCGACCCCGGCGGCCGGGCGGCGGCCGACCTGGCCGAGCAGCCGGGTGTGACGGCCGAGGAGCCGCCCACGCACGAGGACCTGACCGGCGACGCGCTGCTGGCGTCGGTCACCGACTGGAACCGTCTGTCCATGCCCAGCCGCGCCCTGGTGCTCGCCGACACCTCGGAGAACATGGCGGACGACCTCGACGGCGGCCCGAGCCGGATGGACGTCGCCCGGCAGGCGGCGCTGACGGGTCTGTCGCTCTTCCCCGACGAGACGGACATGGGACTGTGGCTGATGTCCGACGAACTCGGCGAGCGGGGACGCGAGGAGGCCGCCGACCTGCGCGAACTCGGGGTGGCGACCTCGGGCGCCGACATCACCCGCCGGCAGGAGCTCGTGGGCGTCGCCGAGGACATCGAGGTGGAGGGCGGCGGCCCCCGGCTCTACGACAACATCCTGGACGCCTTCGACGAGGTACAGGCCCGCTACGACGAGGACAAGATCAACAGCGTCATCCTGCTGACCGCGGGGGCCGACGACGGCTCCAGCGACCTGTCGCACGGTGAACTGGTGGCGGCGCTCCAGGACCGGTTCGACCCCGACCGGCCGGTGAGCCTGTTCGTCATCGCGTTCGGTGCCCAGGCCGAGGAGGACCGGCTGCGACGGATCACCGCGGCGACGAGTGGCTCGCTCTTCGTCACCGACGACCCGGACGAGATCGGCGACATCTTCCTCAGCTCGATCTCCCGGCGGCTCTGCGTGCCCGACTGCGACAGCTGA